In Fimbriimonadaceae bacterium, the genomic window TAATCTTGGTTCGTGACAACGGCGCGGGCATGACCCAGGATGAAGCTCTGTTGGCGCTGCAGCGGCACGCTACCAGCAAGATTGCGGGAATTACCGATCTCCACCGCATCGATTCGCTTGGATTTCGGGGAGAAGCGCTGCCATCGATCGCCTCCGTCTCACGAATGTCCATCTCGACCGGTACCGAGGATGGGCTGAGGTCGGTCGTCAATATCGAGGCGGGAACCGTCGTCAGCCTCGTCGGGACAAGTGGACCAAAGGGAACCGATGTTCGAGTCGAGGATTTGTTTTTCAACACGCCGGCCAGGCTGAAATTCCTCAAGTCCGACGGAAACGAACTGAGCGTGATCGTTGACATGATGAGCCGCTATGCGGTCGCCTACCCTGACGTGGCTTTCCTGATCGAGCACGACGGTTCGGTGGTCCTGCGCACGACAGGACGCGGGGGCGCGTTTGACGCGGTAAGCGAGGTCTGGGGATTGGAACCTGCCCGAGGATTGGTCGAAATCGACGAGATGGTTGGAGGGATTCGCGTACGGGGGTTCGCCAGCCCACCGCACTTCACGAAGCCGACTCGGGCGATGCAGTGGATGTTCGTGAACCGACGCCCGATCCGGTCCAGGTCGCTCAACGTCGCCATCGACCAAGCCTATCGCGACATTTTGCCGGAGAAGCGATATCCGCTTGTGGTGCTGCTCTTGGATGTGAGTCCGGCGGCGGTCGATGTGAATGTGTCGCCGACGAAGAGCGAGGTGCGATTCCAGCATGAAGGCGCGGCGTTCGACGCCGTTCGTCACGCGATTCGGTCTTCGCTCAACGCGCATGGCATGGTTCCCAGCCTTGAGGCGATTGCCCGAGTCAATTCCGCCACCGGCAACGGCTTCATCCCGTGGATGGGACACGATGGCCACCTCGGGTTGAACCGCGAGCCCCACCTTCACCTGGACTCGGGGCCGATTTCCGGAAGTGCTCCCGCTGGCTCGGGTTTCCTTGGGCTCTCACTCGATGCACAGGCGGCGCTCGG contains:
- the mutL gene encoding DNA mismatch repair protein MutL → MSAAAASFGGLEPNSGRIRLLDPLTIDQIAAGEVIERPASAVKELVENAIDAGATQIAVTLEEAGRRLILVRDNGAGMTQDEALLALQRHATSKIAGITDLHRIDSLGFRGEALPSIASVSRMSISTGTEDGLRSVVNIEAGTVVSLVGTSGPKGTDVRVEDLFFNTPARLKFLKSDGNELSVIVDMMSRYAVAYPDVAFLIEHDGSVVLRTTGRGGAFDAVSEVWGLEPARGLVEIDEMVGGIRVRGFASPPHFTKPTRAMQWMFVNRRPIRSRSLNVAIDQAYRDILPEKRYPLVVLLLDVSPAAVDVNVSPTKSEVRFQHEGAAFDAVRHAIRSSLNAHGMVPSLEAIARVNSATGNGFIPWMGHDGHLGLNREPHLHLDSGPISGSAPAGSGFLGLSLDAQAALGSFDTNTPAGLPAVLDENFRAIEFAADLRVIGQAMNTFIVAETRLGIVLVDQHVAHERILFERLRASRGGGEPVASIPRQALLTPESFELDHRLAPLLSERIDEVRDAGFDLEEFGGGSFVLRSVPAALKGRNPVKFLREVVEELAESSGGCLGSLQSIQEAVWALCACKMAVKAGDPLSPPEMEKLLRDLAEIENPYHCPHGRPITLLLGRNDLLRKFKRIK